In a genomic window of Myotis daubentonii chromosome 18, mMyoDau2.1, whole genome shotgun sequence:
- the LOC132221199 gene encoding cornifin alpha-like isoform X5 — protein MSSYQQKQPCTTPPQLQQQQVKQPCQPPPQEQCVPQTKEPCHPKVPEPCQTKDPEPCHPKVPEPCHTKVPEPCYTKVPEPCQIKDPEPCQTKVPEPCHTKVPEPCQTKDPEPCHPKVPEPCQTKDPEPCHPKVPKPCQTKDPEPCHPKVPEPCQIKVPEPCQTKVPEPCQTKDPEPCHPKVPEPCHPKVPEPCHTKVPEPCPSTVIPAPIQQTKQK, from the exons ATGAGTTCCTACCAGCAGAAGCAGCCCTGCACCACACCCCCCCAGCTTCAGCAACAGCAGGTGAAGCAGCCCTGCCAGCCTCCACCCCAGGAACAATGTGTTCCCCAAACCAAGGAGCCATGCCACCCCAAG GTTCCTGAGCCATGCCAAACCAAGGATCCTGAGCCCTGCCACCCCAAGGTTCCTGAGCCATGCCACACCAAGGTTCCTGAGCCCTGCTACACCAAGGTTCCTGAGCCATGCCAAATCAAGGATCCTGAGCCATGCCAAACCAAGGTTCCTGAGCCCTGCCACACCAAGGTTCCTGAGCCATGCCAAACCAAGGATCCTGAGCCCTGCCACCCCAAGGTTCCTGAGCCATGCCAAACCAAGGATCCTGAGCCCTGCCACCCCAAGGTTCCTAAGCCATGCCAAACCAAGGATCCTGAGCCCTGCCACCCCAAGGTTCCTGAGCCATGCCAAATCAAGGTTCCTGAGCCATGCCAAACCAAGGTTCCTGAGCCATGCCAAACCAAGGATCCTGAGCCCTGCCACCCCAAGGTTCCTGAGCCATGCCACCCCAAGGTTCCTGAGCCCTGCCACACCAAGGTTCCTGAACCATGTCCCTCAACAGTCATCCCGGCACCAATTCAGCAGACCAAGCAGAAGTAA
- the PRR9 gene encoding proline-rich protein 9 yields the protein MSFNEQQCKQPCVPPPCLQKTQEQCQAKAEEVCLPPCQDTCQEKCAVQAQEVCLPQCQELNLENCPQQCQDPCLPPCQDQCPPQCVEPCQEISQAKCVEVCPQKVQEKCLPPGKGK from the coding sequence ATGTCCTTTAATGAGCAGCAGTGCAAGCAGCCATGTGTGCCTCCTCCATGTCTTCAAAAGACCCAAGAGCAGTGCCAGGCAAAGGCTGAGGAGGTGTGCCTCCCCCCATGCCAGGACACCTGCCAAGAGAAGTGTGCAGTGCAAGCTCAGGAGGTGTGTCTTCCTCAGTGCCAGGAGTTAAACCTAGAAAACTGCCCACAGCAATGCCAAGATCCATGCCTACCTCCATGCCAAGACCAATGCCCACCTCAGTGTGTGGAGCCATGCCAAGAGATATCTCAGGCAAAATGTGTGGAGGTTTGCCCACAAAAAGTCCAGGAGAAGTGCTTACCCCCTGGCAAGGGAAAGTAG
- the LOC132221199 gene encoding cornifin-A-like isoform X10 translates to MSSYQQKQPCTTPPQLQQQQVKQPCQPPPQEQCVPQTKEPCHPKVPEPCHPKVPEPCQTKDPEPCHPKVPEPCHTKVPEPCHTKVPEPCQTKDPEPCHPKVPEPCQTKDPEPCHPKVPKPCQTKDPEPCHPKVPEPCQIKVPEPCQTKVPEPCQTKDPEPCHPKVPEPCHPKVPEPCHTKVPEPCPSTVIPAPIQQTKQK, encoded by the exons ATGAGTTCCTACCAGCAGAAGCAGCCCTGCACCACACCCCCCCAGCTTCAGCAACAGCAGGTGAAGCAGCCCTGCCAGCCTCCACCCCAGGAACAATGTGTTCCCCAAACCAAGGAGCCATGCCACCCCAAGGTTCCTGAGCCCTGCCACCCCAAG GTTCCTGAGCCATGCCAAACCAAGGATCCTGAGCCCTGCCACCCCAAGGTTCCTGAGCCATGCCACACCAAG GTTCCTGAGCCCTGCCACACCAAGGTTCCTGAGCCATGCCAAACCAAGGATCCTGAGCCCTGCCACCCCAAGGTTCCTGAGCCATGCCAAACCAAGGATCCTGAGCCCTGCCACCCCAAGGTTCCTAAGCCATGCCAAACCAAGGATCCTGAGCCCTGCCACCCCAAGGTTCCTGAGCCATGCCAAATCAAGGTTCCTGAGCCATGCCAAACCAAGGTTCCTGAGCCATGCCAAACCAAGGATCCTGAGCCCTGCCACCCCAAGGTTCCTGAGCCATGCCACCCCAAGGTTCCTGAGCCCTGCCACACCAAGGTTCCTGAACCATGTCCCTCAACAGTCATCCCGGCACCAATTCAGCAGACCAAGCAGAAGTAA
- the LOC132221199 gene encoding cornifin alpha-like isoform X7 has protein sequence MSSYQQKQPCTTPPQLQQQQVKQPCQPPPQEQCVPQTKEPCHPKVPEPCHPKVPEPCQTKDPEPCHPKVPEPCQIKDPEPCQTKVPEPCHTKVPEPCQTKDPEPCHPKVPEPCQTKDPEPCHPKVPKPCQTKDPEPCHPKVPEPCQIKVPEPCQTKVPEPCQTKDPEPCHPKVPEPCHPKVPEPCHTKVPEPCPSTVIPAPIQQTKQK, from the exons ATGAGTTCCTACCAGCAGAAGCAGCCCTGCACCACACCCCCCCAGCTTCAGCAACAGCAGGTGAAGCAGCCCTGCCAGCCTCCACCCCAGGAACAATGTGTTCCCCAAACCAAGGAGCCATGCCACCCCAAGGTTCCTGAGCCCTGCCACCCCAAG GTTCCTGAGCCATGCCAAACCAAGGATCCTGAGCCCTGCCACCCCAAG GTTCCTGAGCCATGCCAAATCAAGGATCCTGAGCCATGCCAAACCAAGGTTCCTGAGCCCTGCCACACCAAGGTTCCTGAGCCATGCCAAACCAAGGATCCTGAGCCCTGCCACCCCAAGGTTCCTGAGCCATGCCAAACCAAGGATCCTGAGCCCTGCCACCCCAAGGTTCCTAAGCCATGCCAAACCAAGGATCCTGAGCCCTGCCACCCCAAGGTTCCTGAGCCATGCCAAATCAAGGTTCCTGAGCCATGCCAAACCAAGGTTCCTGAGCCATGCCAAACCAAGGATCCTGAGCCCTGCCACCCCAAGGTTCCTGAGCCATGCCACCCCAAGGTTCCTGAGCCCTGCCACACCAAGGTTCCTGAACCATGTCCCTCAACAGTCATCCCGGCACCAATTCAGCAGACCAAGCAGAAGTAA
- the LOC132221199 gene encoding cornifin alpha-like isoform X4, which yields MSSYQQKQPCTTPPQLQQQQVKQPCQPPPQEQCVPQTKEPCHPKVPEPCHPKDPEPCHPKVPEPCHTKVPEPCYTKVPEPCQIKDPEPCQTKVPEPCHTKVPEPCQTKDPEPCHPKVPEPCQTKDPEPCHPKVPKPCQTKDPEPCHPKVPEPCQIKVPEPCQTKVPEPCQTKDPEPCHPKVPEPCHPKVPEPCHTKVPEPCPSTVIPAPIQQTKQK from the exons ATGAGTTCCTACCAGCAGAAGCAGCCCTGCACCACACCCCCCCAGCTTCAGCAACAGCAGGTGAAGCAGCCCTGCCAGCCTCCACCCCAGGAACAATGTGTTCCCCAAACCAAGGAGCCATGCCACCCCAAGGTTCCTGAGCCCTGCCACCCCAAG GATCCTGAGCCCTGCCACCCCAAGGTTCCTGAGCCATGCCACACCAAGGTTCCTGAGCCCTGCTACACCAAGGTTCCTGAGCCATGCCAAATCAAGGATCCTGAGCCATGCCAAACCAAGGTTCCTGAGCCCTGCCACACCAAGGTTCCTGAGCCATGCCAAACCAAGGATCCTGAGCCCTGCCACCCCAAGGTTCCTGAGCCATGCCAAACCAAGGATCCTGAGCCCTGCCACCCCAAGGTTCCTAAGCCATGCCAAACCAAGGATCCTGAGCCCTGCCACCCCAAGGTTCCTGAGCCATGCCAAATCAAGGTTCCTGAGCCATGCCAAACCAAGGTTCCTGAGCCATGCCAAACCAAGGATCCTGAGCCCTGCCACCCCAAGGTTCCTGAGCCATGCCACCCCAAGGTTCCTGAGCCCTGCCACACCAAGGTTCCTGAACCATGTCCCTCAACAGTCATCCCGGCACCAATTCAGCAGACCAAGCAGAAGTAA
- the LELP1 gene encoding late cornified envelope-like proline-rich protein 1: MSSDDKNKPSDPKNEPKNCDPKCEPKIETKCQPSCLKKLLQRCSEKCPREKCPPPPKCPPCPPPCPKPCPPPCPKPCPCPPPCPPKPCSKPCPPKCPPCPPQCPPPE; this comes from the coding sequence ATGTCGAGTGATGATAAAAATAAGCCGAGCGATCCGAAGAATGAGCCCAAGAACTGTGACCCAAAATGTGAACCAAAGATTGAGACCAAATGCCAACCCAGCTGTTTAAAGAAGCTGCTGCAACGGTGCTCTGAAAAGTGCCCCCGGGAAAAGTGCCCACCACCGCCCAAGTGCCCCCCATGCCCCCCGCCATGTCCCAAGCCATGCCCCCCGCCGTGTCCCAAGCCATGCCCATGCCCACCGCCATGCCCTCCCAAGCCGTGTTCTAAGCCCTGTCCTCCTAAATGCCCGCCTTGCCCACCCCAGTGCCCTCCCCCGGAGTGA
- the LOC132220310 gene encoding small proline-rich protein 2H, which translates to MSYQQQQCKQPCQPPPVCPPKCPEPCPPPKCPEPCPPPKCPEPCPPPKCPEPCPPPKCPEPCPPPKCPEPCPPQLCQQQCPPVQPPPPCQQKCPPKSK; encoded by the coding sequence ATGTCTTACCAGCAGCAGCAGTGCAAgcagccctgccagccacctcCCGTGTGCCCACCTAAGTGCCCAGAGCCATGCCCACCTCCAAAGTGCCCTGAGCCATGCCCACCACCAAAGTGCCCTGAGCCATGCCCACCTCCAAAGTGCCCTGAGCCATGCCCACCTCCAAAGTGCCCTGAGCCATGCCCACCACCAAAGTGCCCAGAGCCATGCCCACCTCAGCTGTGCCAGCAGCAATGCCCACCTGTGCAACCTCCTCCACCATGCCAGCAGAAGTGCCCACCCAAGAGCAAGTAA
- the LOC132221199 gene encoding cornifin alpha-like isoform X11 encodes MSSYQQKQPCTTPPQLQQQQVKQPCQPPPQEQCVPQTKEPCHPKVPEPCHPKDPEPCHPKVPEPCHTKVPEPCYTKVPEPCHTKVPEPCQTKDPEPCHPKVPEPCQTKDPEPCHPKVPKPCQTKDPEPCHPKVPEPCQIKVPEPCQTKVPEPCQTKDPEPCHPKVPEPCHPKVPEPCHTKVPEPCPSTVIPAPIQQTKQK; translated from the exons ATGAGTTCCTACCAGCAGAAGCAGCCCTGCACCACACCCCCCCAGCTTCAGCAACAGCAGGTGAAGCAGCCCTGCCAGCCTCCACCCCAGGAACAATGTGTTCCCCAAACCAAGGAGCCATGCCACCCCAAGGTTCCTGAGCCCTGCCACCCCAAG GATCCTGAGCCCTGCCACCCCAAGGTTCCTGAGCCATGCCACACCAAGGTTCCTGAGCCCTGCTACACCAAG GTTCCTGAGCCCTGCCACACCAAGGTTCCTGAGCCATGCCAAACCAAGGATCCTGAGCCCTGCCACCCCAAGGTTCCTGAGCCATGCCAAACCAAGGATCCTGAGCCCTGCCACCCCAAGGTTCCTAAGCCATGCCAAACCAAGGATCCTGAGCCCTGCCACCCCAAGGTTCCTGAGCCATGCCAAATCAAGGTTCCTGAGCCATGCCAAACCAAGGTTCCTGAGCCATGCCAAACCAAGGATCCTGAGCCCTGCCACCCCAAGGTTCCTGAGCCATGCCACCCCAAGGTTCCTGAGCCCTGCCACACCAAGGTTCCTGAACCATGTCCCTCAACAGTCATCCCGGCACCAATTCAGCAGACCAAGCAGAAGTAA
- the LOC132221199 gene encoding cornifin alpha-like isoform X3 — MSSYQQKQPCTTPPQLQQQQVKQPCQPPPQEQCVPQTKEPCHPKVPEPCHPKVPEPCQTKDPEPCHPKVPEPCHTKVPEPCYTKVPEPCQIKDPEPCQTKVPEPCHTKVPEPCQTKDPEPCHPKVPEPCQTKDPEPCHPKVPKPCQTKDPEPCHPKVPEPCQIKVPEPCQTKVPEPCQTKDPEPCHPKVPEPCHPKVPEPCHTKVPEPCPSTVIPAPIQQTKQK, encoded by the exons ATGAGTTCCTACCAGCAGAAGCAGCCCTGCACCACACCCCCCCAGCTTCAGCAACAGCAGGTGAAGCAGCCCTGCCAGCCTCCACCCCAGGAACAATGTGTTCCCCAAACCAAGGAGCCATGCCACCCCAAGGTTCCTGAGCCCTGCCACCCCAAG GTTCCTGAGCCATGCCAAACCAAGGATCCTGAGCCCTGCCACCCCAAGGTTCCTGAGCCATGCCACACCAAGGTTCCTGAGCCCTGCTACACCAAGGTTCCTGAGCCATGCCAAATCAAGGATCCTGAGCCATGCCAAACCAAGGTTCCTGAGCCCTGCCACACCAAGGTTCCTGAGCCATGCCAAACCAAGGATCCTGAGCCCTGCCACCCCAAGGTTCCTGAGCCATGCCAAACCAAGGATCCTGAGCCCTGCCACCCCAAGGTTCCTAAGCCATGCCAAACCAAGGATCCTGAGCCCTGCCACCCCAAGGTTCCTGAGCCATGCCAAATCAAGGTTCCTGAGCCATGCCAAACCAAGGTTCCTGAGCCATGCCAAACCAAGGATCCTGAGCCCTGCCACCCCAAGGTTCCTGAGCCATGCCACCCCAAGGTTCCTGAGCCCTGCCACACCAAGGTTCCTGAACCATGTCCCTCAACAGTCATCCCGGCACCAATTCAGCAGACCAAGCAGAAGTAA
- the LOC132221199 gene encoding cornifin-like isoform X13 — protein sequence MSSYQQKQPCTTPPQLQQQQVKQPCQPPPQEQCVPQTKEPCHPKVPEPCHPKVPEPCQTKDPEPCHPKVPEPCHTKVPEPCQTKDPEPCHPKVPEPCQTKDPEPCHPKVPKPCQTKDPEPCHPKVPEPCQIKVPEPCQTKVPEPCQTKDPEPCHPKVPEPCHPKVPEPCHTKVPEPCPSTVIPAPIQQTKQK from the exons ATGAGTTCCTACCAGCAGAAGCAGCCCTGCACCACACCCCCCCAGCTTCAGCAACAGCAGGTGAAGCAGCCCTGCCAGCCTCCACCCCAGGAACAATGTGTTCCCCAAACCAAGGAGCCATGCCACCCCAAGGTTCCTGAGCCCTGCCACCCCAAG GTTCCTGAGCCATGCCAAACCAAGGATCCTGAGCCCTGCCACCCCAAGGTTCCTGAGCCATGCCACACCAAG GTTCCTGAGCCATGCCAAACCAAGGATCCTGAGCCCTGCCACCCCAAGGTTCCTGAGCCATGCCAAACCAAGGATCCTGAGCCCTGCCACCCCAAGGTTCCTAAGCCATGCCAAACCAAGGATCCTGAGCCCTGCCACCCCAAGGTTCCTGAGCCATGCCAAATCAAGGTTCCTGAGCCATGCCAAACCAAGGTTCCTGAGCCATGCCAAACCAAGGATCCTGAGCCCTGCCACCCCAAGGTTCCTGAGCCATGCCACCCCAAGGTTCCTGAGCCCTGCCACACCAAGGTTCCTGAACCATGTCCCTCAACAGTCATCCCGGCACCAATTCAGCAGACCAAGCAGAAGTAA
- the LOC132221199 gene encoding cornifin-like isoform X12: protein MSSYQQKQPCTTPPQLQQQQVKQPCQPPPQEQCVPQTKEPCHPKVPEPCHPKVPEPCQTKDPEPCHPKVPEPCHTKVPEPCQTKDPEPCHPKVPEPCQTKDPEPCHPKVPKPCQTKDPEPCHPKVPEPCQIKVPEPCQTKVPEPCQTKDPEPCHPKVPEPCHPKVPEPCHTKVPEPCPSTVIPAPIQQTKQK from the exons ATGAGTTCCTACCAGCAGAAGCAGCCCTGCACCACACCCCCCCAGCTTCAGCAACAGCAGGTGAAGCAGCCCTGCCAGCCTCCACCCCAGGAACAATGTGTTCCCCAAACCAAGGAGCCATGCCACCCCAAGGTTCCTGAGCCCTGCCACCCCAAG GTTCCTGAGCCATGCCAAACCAAGGATCCTGAGCCCTGCCACCCCAAG GTTCCTGAGCCCTGCCACACCAAGGTTCCTGAGCCATGCCAAACCAAGGATCCTGAGCCCTGCCACCCCAAGGTTCCTGAGCCATGCCAAACCAAGGATCCTGAGCCCTGCCACCCCAAGGTTCCTAAGCCATGCCAAACCAAGGATCCTGAGCCCTGCCACCCCAAGGTTCCTGAGCCATGCCAAATCAAGGTTCCTGAGCCATGCCAAACCAAGGTTCCTGAGCCATGCCAAACCAAGGATCCTGAGCCCTGCCACCCCAAGGTTCCTGAGCCATGCCACCCCAAGGTTCCTGAGCCCTGCCACACCAAGGTTCCTGAACCATGTCCCTCAACAGTCATCCCGGCACCAATTCAGCAGACCAAGCAGAAGTAA
- the LOC132221199 gene encoding cornifin alpha-like isoform X6 yields MSSYQQKQPCTTPPQLQQQQVKQPCQPPPQEQCVPQTKEPCHPKDPEPCHPKVPEPCHTKVPEPCYTKVPEPCQIKDPEPCQTKVPEPCHTKVPEPCQTKDPEPCHPKVPEPCQTKDPEPCHPKVPKPCQTKDPEPCHPKVPEPCQIKVPEPCQTKVPEPCQTKDPEPCHPKVPEPCHPKVPEPCHTKVPEPCPSTVIPAPIQQTKQK; encoded by the exons ATGAGTTCCTACCAGCAGAAGCAGCCCTGCACCACACCCCCCCAGCTTCAGCAACAGCAGGTGAAGCAGCCCTGCCAGCCTCCACCCCAGGAACAATGTGTTCCCCAAACCAAGGAGCCATGCCACCCCAAG GATCCTGAGCCCTGCCACCCCAAGGTTCCTGAGCCATGCCACACCAAGGTTCCTGAGCCCTGCTACACCAAGGTTCCTGAGCCATGCCAAATCAAGGATCCTGAGCCATGCCAAACCAAGGTTCCTGAGCCCTGCCACACCAAGGTTCCTGAGCCATGCCAAACCAAGGATCCTGAGCCCTGCCACCCCAAGGTTCCTGAGCCATGCCAAACCAAGGATCCTGAGCCCTGCCACCCCAAGGTTCCTAAGCCATGCCAAACCAAGGATCCTGAGCCCTGCCACCCCAAGGTTCCTGAGCCATGCCAAATCAAGGTTCCTGAGCCATGCCAAACCAAGGTTCCTGAGCCATGCCAAACCAAGGATCCTGAGCCCTGCCACCCCAAGGTTCCTGAGCCATGCCACCCCAAGGTTCCTGAGCCCTGCCACACCAAGGTTCCTGAACCATGTCCCTCAACAGTCATCCCGGCACCAATTCAGCAGACCAAGCAGAAGTAA
- the LOC132221199 gene encoding cornifin alpha-like isoform X9, with protein MSSYQQKQPCTTPPQLQQQQVKQPCQPPPQEQCVPQTKEPCHPKVPEPCHTKVPEPCYTKVPEPCQIKDPEPCQTKVPEPCHTKVPEPCQTKDPEPCHPKVPEPCQTKDPEPCHPKVPKPCQTKDPEPCHPKVPEPCQIKVPEPCQTKVPEPCQTKDPEPCHPKVPEPCHPKVPEPCHTKVPEPCPSTVIPAPIQQTKQK; from the exons ATGAGTTCCTACCAGCAGAAGCAGCCCTGCACCACACCCCCCCAGCTTCAGCAACAGCAGGTGAAGCAGCCCTGCCAGCCTCCACCCCAGGAACAATGTGTTCCCCAAACCAAGGAGCCATGCCACCCCAAG GTTCCTGAGCCATGCCACACCAAGGTTCCTGAGCCCTGCTACACCAAGGTTCCTGAGCCATGCCAAATCAAGGATCCTGAGCCATGCCAAACCAAGGTTCCTGAGCCCTGCCACACCAAGGTTCCTGAGCCATGCCAAACCAAGGATCCTGAGCCCTGCCACCCCAAGGTTCCTGAGCCATGCCAAACCAAGGATCCTGAGCCCTGCCACCCCAAGGTTCCTAAGCCATGCCAAACCAAGGATCCTGAGCCCTGCCACCCCAAGGTTCCTGAGCCATGCCAAATCAAGGTTCCTGAGCCATGCCAAACCAAGGTTCCTGAGCCATGCCAAACCAAGGATCCTGAGCCCTGCCACCCCAAGGTTCCTGAGCCATGCCACCCCAAGGTTCCTGAGCCCTGCCACACCAAGGTTCCTGAACCATGTCCCTCAACAGTCATCCCGGCACCAATTCAGCAGACCAAGCAGAAGTAA
- the LOC132221199 gene encoding cornifin alpha-like isoform X14, translating into MSSYQQKQPCTTPPQLQQQQVKQPCQPPPQEQCVPQTKEPCHPKVPEPCHPKVPEPCQTKIPEPCHPKVPEPCQTKDPEPCHPKVPEPCHTKVPEPCYTKVPEPCQIKDPEPCQTKVPEPCHTKVPEPCQTKDPEPCHPKVPEPCPSTVIPAPIQQTKQK; encoded by the exons ATGAGTTCCTACCAGCAGAAGCAGCCCTGCACCACACCCCCCCAGCTTCAGCAACAGCAGGTGAAGCAGCCCTGCCAGCCTCCACCCCAGGAACAATGTGTTCCCCAAACCAAGGAGCCATGCCACCCCAAGGTTCCTGAGCCCTGCCACCCCAAGGTTCCTGAGCCATGCCAAACCAAGATTCCTGAACCATGCCACCCCAAGGTTCCTGAGCCATGCCAAACCAAGGATCCTGAGCCCTGCCACCCCAAGGTTCCTGAGCCATGCCACACCAAGGTTCCTGAGCCCTGCTACACCAAGGTTCCTGAGCCATGCCAAATCAAGGATCCTGAGCCATGCCAAACCAAGGTTCCTGAGCCCTGCCACACCAAGGTTCCTGAGCCATGCCAAACCAAGGATCCTGAGCCCTGCCACCCCAAG GTTCCTGAACCATGTCCCTCAACAGTCATCCCGGCACCAATTCAGCAGACCAAGCAGAAGTAA
- the LOC132221199 gene encoding cornifin alpha-like isoform X8, whose translation MSSYQQKQPCTTPPQLQQQQVKQPCQPPPQEQCVPQTKEPCHPKVPEPCHPKVPEPCQTKDPEPCHPKVPEPCHTKDPEPCQTKVPEPCHTKVPEPCQTKDPEPCHPKVPEPCQTKDPEPCHPKVPKPCQTKDPEPCHPKVPEPCQIKVPEPCQTKVPEPCQTKDPEPCHPKVPEPCHPKVPEPCHTKVPEPCPSTVIPAPIQQTKQK comes from the exons ATGAGTTCCTACCAGCAGAAGCAGCCCTGCACCACACCCCCCCAGCTTCAGCAACAGCAGGTGAAGCAGCCCTGCCAGCCTCCACCCCAGGAACAATGTGTTCCCCAAACCAAGGAGCCATGCCACCCCAAGGTTCCTGAGCCCTGCCACCCCAAG GTTCCTGAGCCATGCCAAACCAAGGATCCTGAGCCCTGCCACCCCAAGGTTCCTGAGCCATGCCACACCAAG GATCCTGAGCCATGCCAAACCAAGGTTCCTGAGCCCTGCCACACCAAGGTTCCTGAGCCATGCCAAACCAAGGATCCTGAGCCCTGCCACCCCAAGGTTCCTGAGCCATGCCAAACCAAGGATCCTGAGCCCTGCCACCCCAAGGTTCCTAAGCCATGCCAAACCAAGGATCCTGAGCCCTGCCACCCCAAGGTTCCTGAGCCATGCCAAATCAAGGTTCCTGAGCCATGCCAAACCAAGGTTCCTGAGCCATGCCAAACCAAGGATCCTGAGCCCTGCCACCCCAAGGTTCCTGAGCCATGCCACCCCAAGGTTCCTGAGCCCTGCCACACCAAGGTTCCTGAACCATGTCCCTCAACAGTCATCCCGGCACCAATTCAGCAGACCAAGCAGAAGTAA
- the LOC132221199 gene encoding cornifin alpha-like isoform X1, producing MSSYQQKQPCTTPPQLQQQQVKQPCQPPPQEQCVPQTKEPCHPKVPEPCHPKVPEPCQTKIPEPCHPKVPEPCQTKDPEPCHPKVPEPCHTKVPEPCYTKVPEPCQIKDPEPCQTKVPEPCHTKVPEPCQTKDPEPCHPKVPEPCQTKDPEPCHPKVPKPCQTKDPEPCHPKVPEPCQIKVPEPCQTKVPEPCQTKDPEPCHPKVPEPCHPKVPEPCHTKVPEPCPSTVIPAPIQQTKQK from the coding sequence ATGAGTTCCTACCAGCAGAAGCAGCCCTGCACCACACCCCCCCAGCTTCAGCAACAGCAGGTGAAGCAGCCCTGCCAGCCTCCACCCCAGGAACAATGTGTTCCCCAAACCAAGGAGCCATGCCACCCCAAGGTTCCTGAGCCCTGCCACCCCAAGGTTCCTGAGCCATGCCAAACCAAGATTCCTGAACCATGCCACCCCAAGGTTCCTGAGCCATGCCAAACCAAGGATCCTGAGCCCTGCCACCCCAAGGTTCCTGAGCCATGCCACACCAAGGTTCCTGAGCCCTGCTACACCAAGGTTCCTGAGCCATGCCAAATCAAGGATCCTGAGCCATGCCAAACCAAGGTTCCTGAGCCCTGCCACACCAAGGTTCCTGAGCCATGCCAAACCAAGGATCCTGAGCCCTGCCACCCCAAGGTTCCTGAGCCATGCCAAACCAAGGATCCTGAGCCCTGCCACCCCAAGGTTCCTAAGCCATGCCAAACCAAGGATCCTGAGCCCTGCCACCCCAAGGTTCCTGAGCCATGCCAAATCAAGGTTCCTGAGCCATGCCAAACCAAGGTTCCTGAGCCATGCCAAACCAAGGATCCTGAGCCCTGCCACCCCAAGGTTCCTGAGCCATGCCACCCCAAGGTTCCTGAGCCCTGCCACACCAAGGTTCCTGAACCATGTCCCTCAACAGTCATCCCGGCACCAATTCAGCAGACCAAGCAGAAGTAA
- the LOC132221199 gene encoding cornifin-A-like isoform X2, whose translation MSSYQQKQPCTTPPQLQQQQVKQPCQPPPQEQCVPQTKEPCHPKVPEPCHPKVPEPCQTKIPEPCHPKVPEPCHTKVPEPCYTKVPEPCQIKDPEPCQTKVPEPCHTKVPEPCQTKDPEPCHPKVPEPCQTKDPEPCHPKVPKPCQTKDPEPCHPKVPEPCQIKVPEPCQTKVPEPCQTKDPEPCHPKVPEPCHPKVPEPCHTKVPEPCPSTVIPAPIQQTKQK comes from the exons ATGAGTTCCTACCAGCAGAAGCAGCCCTGCACCACACCCCCCCAGCTTCAGCAACAGCAGGTGAAGCAGCCCTGCCAGCCTCCACCCCAGGAACAATGTGTTCCCCAAACCAAGGAGCCATGCCACCCCAAGGTTCCTGAGCCCTGCCACCCCAAGGTTCCTGAGCCATGCCAAACCAAGATTCCTGAACCATGCCACCCCAAG GTTCCTGAGCCATGCCACACCAAGGTTCCTGAGCCCTGCTACACCAAGGTTCCTGAGCCATGCCAAATCAAGGATCCTGAGCCATGCCAAACCAAGGTTCCTGAGCCCTGCCACACCAAGGTTCCTGAGCCATGCCAAACCAAGGATCCTGAGCCCTGCCACCCCAAGGTTCCTGAGCCATGCCAAACCAAGGATCCTGAGCCCTGCCACCCCAAGGTTCCTAAGCCATGCCAAACCAAGGATCCTGAGCCCTGCCACCCCAAGGTTCCTGAGCCATGCCAAATCAAGGTTCCTGAGCCATGCCAAACCAAGGTTCCTGAGCCATGCCAAACCAAGGATCCTGAGCCCTGCCACCCCAAGGTTCCTGAGCCATGCCACCCCAAGGTTCCTGAGCCCTGCCACACCAAGGTTCCTGAACCATGTCCCTCAACAGTCATCCCGGCACCAATTCAGCAGACCAAGCAGAAGTAA